A stretch of the Clostridium botulinum genome encodes the following:
- a CDS encoding YifB family Mg chelatase-like AAA ATPase has translation MVIKINSATFTGINGNIINVEIDISNGLPTFNIVGLPDVSVKESKERVRAAIINSGFQFPMKRITVNLAPADLKKEGSLLDLPIAIAILLASNQIQCEDIEKYLFIGELSLLGELKKVRGALPIVIDSIHNDIFQFIVPMQNADECAVIHNAKVFPFETLTQVIEFLKYRDLIPYICKENKINSTEVIDFSEVLGQESCKRAIEVAAAGGHNILMFGPPGCGKTMIAKRVPTVLPKLSYEEALEVTKIYSISNKLEKNSGLIQKRPFRSPHHTSSQISLVGGGSKLMPGEISLAHNGVLFLDEILEFNKKTLDVLRQPLEDRVIKISRASGSVEYPANFMGVFSTNPCPCGNFGYEDENRECMCTPYERRRYLNKLSKPILDRIDIFIGMNSVSYDKLEGSCNNEESESIRKRVEKARDIQRKRFRKDGIYCNAQMTGRLLKKYCKLDDDASGVMERIYNRFNLSTRSYSRIIKVSRSIADLRGSKNIEKEDLIEALQYRKFINEKII, from the coding sequence ATGGTTATAAAAATTAATTCAGCCACTTTTACAGGAATTAATGGCAATATAATAAATGTAGAAATAGATATATCTAATGGATTGCCTACATTTAATATAGTTGGACTTCCTGATGTTTCAGTTAAGGAATCAAAAGAGAGAGTGCGTGCCGCAATAATAAATTCTGGATTTCAATTTCCTATGAAGAGGATAACGGTTAATTTAGCTCCAGCAGATTTAAAAAAAGAAGGATCATTATTAGATTTGCCTATAGCAATAGCTATATTATTAGCTAGTAATCAGATACAATGTGAAGATATTGAAAAATATTTATTTATCGGTGAACTTTCACTTTTGGGAGAATTAAAAAAAGTAAGAGGGGCTCTTCCTATAGTTATAGATTCTATACATAATGATATTTTTCAATTTATAGTTCCTATGCAAAATGCAGATGAATGTGCTGTTATACATAATGCAAAAGTATTTCCTTTTGAAACATTGACTCAAGTTATAGAATTTTTAAAATATAGAGATTTAATACCTTATATATGTAAAGAAAATAAAATAAATAGTACTGAAGTTATAGATTTTTCAGAAGTATTAGGACAAGAAAGTTGTAAAAGAGCTATAGAAGTTGCAGCTGCAGGAGGACATAATATATTGATGTTTGGTCCACCTGGATGCGGTAAAACAATGATAGCTAAAAGAGTACCTACAGTATTGCCTAAATTAAGCTATGAGGAAGCACTAGAAGTTACTAAAATTTATAGTATATCTAATAAGTTAGAGAAAAATTCAGGTTTGATTCAAAAAAGACCATTTAGAAGTCCACATCATACCTCGTCACAAATATCATTAGTGGGAGGTGGAAGTAAATTGATGCCTGGAGAAATTTCATTAGCTCATAATGGGGTATTATTTTTGGATGAAATACTTGAGTTTAATAAAAAGACATTAGATGTGCTTAGGCAACCACTTGAAGATAGAGTAATTAAAATAAGTAGGGCAAGTGGAAGCGTAGAGTACCCAGCTAACTTTATGGGGGTTTTTTCGACAAATCCATGTCCGTGTGGCAATTTTGGTTATGAAGATGAAAATAGAGAATGTATGTGTACTCCTTATGAAAGAAGAAGGTATTTAAATAAACTTTCAAAGCCTATATTAGATAGAATTGATATATTTATAGGAATGAATTCTGTATCTTATGATAAGTTAGAGGGAAGTTGTAATAATGAAGAATCAGAGAGTATAAGAAAAAGAGTGGAAAAAGCACGTGATATACAACGCAAAAGATTTAGAAAAGATGGAATTTATTGCAATGCTCAAATGACAGGTAGATTGTTAAAAAAATACTGTAAATTGGATGATGATGCAAGTGGAGTTATGGAAAGAATTTATAATAGATTTAATTTGAGTACTAGAAGTTATAGTAGAATTATAAAAGTTTCAAGAAGTATTGCAGATTTAAGAGGCAGTAAAAATATAGAGAAAGAAGACTTAATTGAAGCATTACAATATAGAAAATTTATTAATGAAAAAATTATATAG